One window from the genome of Roseisolibacter agri encodes:
- a CDS encoding fumarate reductase/succinate dehydrogenase flavoprotein subunit, translating to MSERVSTYAHEDYQTVDHDVLVIGAGGAGLRAAIEAAGDGVRVGLVCKSLLGKAHTVMAEGGVAAALANVDDRDSWRVHFADTMRGGQYVNNWRMVELHAREAPERVKELEAWGALFDRTVDGRILQRNFGGHRYPRLAHVGDRTGLEMIRTLQDHGVHAGIDVHMECTVLTLLTDGGRVSGAFGYDRERGRFRLFRAKAVVLATGGIGRAYKITSNSWEYTGDGHSLAYHAGAALQDMEFVQFHPTGMIWPPSVRGILVTEGVRGEGGVLRNSDGRRFMFDDIPENYRPQTADSEDEGWRYTQGDRNARRPPELLTRDHVARCIVREVREGRGSPHGGVFLDISWIKDRLPNAAEHIKRKLPSMYHQFRQLANIDITRQPMEIGPTTHYVMGGVRVDGDTQMSTVPGLFAAGECAAGLHGANRLGGNSLSDLLVFGKRAGEHAARFARTNGAVSIDGAQADAAARAALAPFERHDGAEQPYHLQETLQERMQELVGIVRTEREMREALGAIAELKARAAHVGVRGNREYNPGWHTALDLGHLLTVAEAITRSALERRESRGGHFREDFPEKDPAYADFNLVVRKGADGEMQLAREPIPPLPAELAAIIEEMTG from the coding sequence GTGAGCGAGCGCGTGAGCACGTACGCCCACGAGGATTACCAGACCGTCGACCACGACGTGCTCGTGATCGGCGCGGGCGGGGCGGGGCTGCGCGCCGCCATCGAGGCGGCGGGCGACGGCGTCCGCGTGGGCCTCGTCTGCAAGTCGCTGCTCGGCAAGGCGCACACGGTGATGGCCGAGGGCGGCGTCGCCGCGGCGCTCGCGAACGTGGACGACCGCGACAGCTGGCGCGTGCACTTCGCCGACACCATGCGCGGCGGCCAGTACGTCAACAACTGGCGCATGGTCGAGCTGCACGCGCGCGAGGCGCCCGAGCGCGTGAAGGAGCTGGAGGCGTGGGGCGCGCTGTTCGACCGCACGGTGGACGGGCGCATCCTGCAGCGCAACTTCGGCGGGCACCGCTACCCGCGCCTGGCGCACGTCGGCGACCGCACGGGGCTCGAGATGATCCGCACGCTGCAGGACCACGGCGTGCACGCGGGGATCGACGTGCACATGGAGTGCACGGTGCTCACGCTGCTGACCGACGGCGGGCGCGTGAGCGGCGCGTTCGGCTACGACCGCGAGCGCGGGCGCTTCCGCCTCTTCCGCGCGAAGGCCGTCGTGCTCGCGACCGGCGGCATCGGGCGCGCGTACAAGATCACGAGCAACAGCTGGGAGTACACGGGCGACGGCCACTCGCTCGCCTATCACGCGGGCGCCGCGCTGCAGGACATGGAGTTCGTGCAGTTCCACCCCACGGGCATGATCTGGCCGCCGAGCGTGCGCGGCATCCTGGTGACCGAGGGCGTGCGCGGCGAGGGCGGGGTGCTGCGCAACAGCGACGGGCGCCGCTTCATGTTCGACGACATCCCCGAGAACTACCGCCCGCAGACCGCCGACAGCGAGGACGAGGGGTGGCGCTACACGCAGGGGGACCGCAACGCCCGCCGGCCGCCCGAGCTGCTGACGCGCGACCACGTCGCGCGCTGCATCGTGCGCGAGGTGCGCGAGGGGCGCGGCAGCCCGCACGGCGGCGTCTTCCTCGACATCTCGTGGATCAAGGACCGGCTGCCGAACGCCGCGGAGCACATCAAGCGGAAGCTGCCGAGCATGTACCACCAGTTCCGGCAGCTCGCGAACATCGACATCACGCGGCAGCCGATGGAGATCGGCCCGACGACGCACTACGTCATGGGCGGCGTGCGCGTCGACGGCGACACGCAGATGTCCACCGTGCCCGGGCTGTTCGCGGCCGGCGAGTGCGCCGCAGGGCTGCACGGCGCGAACCGGCTGGGCGGGAACTCGCTCTCCGACCTCCTCGTCTTCGGCAAGCGGGCGGGCGAGCACGCGGCGCGGTTCGCGCGCACGAACGGCGCGGTGTCCATCGACGGCGCGCAGGCCGACGCGGCCGCGCGCGCCGCGCTCGCGCCCTTCGAGCGCCACGACGGCGCCGAGCAGCCGTACCACCTGCAGGAGACGCTGCAGGAGCGCATGCAGGAGCTGGTCGGCATCGTCCGCACCGAGCGCGAGATGCGCGAGGCGCTCGGTGCCATCGCGGAGCTGAAGGCGCGCGCGGCCCACGTCGGCGTGCGCGGGAACCGCGAGTACAACCCGGGCTGGCACACCGCGCTCGACCTCGGGCACCTGCTCACCGTGGCCGAGGCGATCACGCGGTCGGCGCTGGAGCGGCGGGAGAGCCGGGGCGGGCACTTCCGCGAGGACTTCCCGGAGAAGGATCCGGCGTACGCCGACTTCAACCTGGTCGTGCGGAAGGGCGCCGACGGCGAGATGCAGCTCGCGCGCGAGCCGATCCCGCCGCTGCCCGCCGAGCTGGCGGCCATCATCGAGGAGATGACGGGATGA
- a CDS encoding succinate dehydrogenase/fumarate reductase iron-sulfur subunit: MTTTAPPERATGAPGAGDAYTAAQAAQDAGAAHGTRTLRVWRGAGGTGAFTEFTTDVVEGMVVLDAIHQIQAEQANDLAVRWNCKAGKCGSCSAEINGKPKLMCMTRLDELPTDAPITVEPMRAFPHVRDLVSDVSWNFRVKPQIRRFTPRPPDAPDGTWRMRQADVDRVQEFRQCIECFLCQDVCHVLRDHHKHETFAGPRYFVHAAALEMHPLDTADRIPELRQAQGIGYCNITKCCTSVCPEHIAITDNAIIPLKERVVDRFYDPVGRLVQLFRRKSPAH, encoded by the coding sequence ATGACGACGACGGCACCGCCGGAGCGCGCGACCGGTGCCCCTGGCGCCGGCGACGCGTACACCGCCGCCCAGGCGGCGCAGGACGCGGGCGCCGCGCACGGCACGCGCACGCTGCGCGTGTGGCGCGGCGCGGGCGGCACGGGCGCGTTCACCGAGTTCACCACCGACGTCGTCGAGGGGATGGTGGTGCTCGACGCGATCCACCAGATCCAGGCCGAGCAGGCGAACGACCTCGCCGTGCGCTGGAACTGCAAGGCAGGGAAGTGCGGCTCCTGCTCGGCCGAGATCAACGGGAAGCCGAAGCTGATGTGCATGACGCGGCTGGACGAGCTGCCGACCGACGCGCCCATCACCGTCGAGCCGATGCGCGCCTTCCCGCACGTCCGCGACCTGGTGAGCGACGTGTCGTGGAACTTCCGCGTGAAGCCGCAGATCCGGCGCTTCACGCCGCGCCCGCCCGACGCGCCGGACGGCACGTGGCGGATGCGGCAGGCCGACGTGGACCGCGTGCAGGAGTTCCGGCAGTGCATCGAGTGCTTCCTCTGCCAGGACGTCTGCCACGTGCTGCGCGACCACCACAAGCACGAGACGTTCGCGGGGCCGCGCTACTTCGTGCACGCCGCCGCGCTCGAGATGCACCCGCTGGACACGGCGGACCGCATCCCCGAGCTGCGGCAGGCGCAGGGCATCGGCTACTGCAACATCACCAAGTGCTGCACGAGCGTCTGCCCCGAGCACATCGCCATCACCGACAACGCGATCATCCCGCTGAAGGAGCGCGTGGTGGACCGGTTCTACGACCCGGTCGGCCGGCTGGTGCAGCTCTTCCGCCGGAAGTCGCCCGCACACTGA
- a CDS encoding ABC transporter permease, whose protein sequence is MHPFEGIAGDVRHAARTLARTPGFVAVAVLTLAIAIGVGTSLFTAVNGFVYRPLPVPGGGELLSVFTSNWSGRETQGGSSYRDLQSFAEATGALAEIAGEAHVTLGIGDGVDGRATLVPGAIVTPNYFRALRLVPARGTLATAARPDAPTIVLGHALWRRAFASDPGIVGRTVQVNGLAFTVAAVAPREFLGTTREVTDEFWIDAAFAPLLLPRVDVLHARGDRRFHLVGRLRDGATADAVQARLAGVAARLAAAEPDAWRDSTGRARRVSVQREQDARLAGITRGDLLLLVGGVVALGLGLLAVASTNLAGLQLARTAARRREIATRLALGAGRARLVRQLLAESALVALPGALLGVLLSMAVSAAAMHYRPSGLPNADLSPDARTLLFVASGLLLVLLLFGLLPAAQGVRGDLVADLKGSGHTAAGGPRGAGRIGGVRGALIVAQVALSVAFTAVSGLVAFALARRAQESRVDGDRVLVAPLALLPAAGDSVRAAALVRELVDVVERTPGVEAASVARYVPIPGERLTVMAAPGDGAGRTTPREIDANLVRPRYFGVTGLPLLRGRDFDERDLRGGARVAVVSGAMAARLWPGVDPMGRQLRVNEEAAPYEIVGVVGELRAAPGGGPTAAPGGLLYLPLRPEGEDRLVLHVRAVGATALAPWLAPRIARALRPYGARVVAPDVLPIDRYMERAVMPARMMARVSALLAALQLVLAVAGLSGLVAYVTALRQREIGIRAALGAQRGRILALVLGLALKLTAIGGAIGIVLSLAFGRVVAAMLPVSSMVELRALGVAVLGFGIVAGVAMLIPARRATAVPPAAALRVE, encoded by the coding sequence GTGCATCCCTTCGAAGGAATCGCCGGCGACGTCCGGCACGCCGCGCGCACGCTCGCGCGCACGCCCGGCTTCGTCGCGGTCGCGGTGCTGACGCTGGCGATCGCGATCGGCGTCGGCACGTCGCTCTTCACCGCGGTGAACGGCTTCGTCTACCGGCCGCTCCCGGTGCCCGGCGGCGGCGAGCTGCTGTCGGTGTTCACGAGCAACTGGTCGGGGCGCGAGACGCAGGGCGGCAGCTCGTACCGCGACCTGCAGAGCTTCGCCGAGGCGACCGGCGCGCTCGCGGAGATCGCCGGGGAGGCGCACGTCACGCTCGGCATCGGCGACGGCGTGGACGGCCGCGCGACGCTGGTGCCCGGCGCGATCGTGACGCCGAACTACTTCCGCGCGCTCCGCCTCGTGCCCGCGCGCGGCACGCTGGCGACGGCCGCGCGCCCCGACGCGCCGACGATCGTGCTGGGACACGCGCTCTGGCGGCGCGCGTTCGCGTCCGACCCGGGCATCGTCGGGCGCACGGTGCAGGTGAACGGGCTCGCGTTCACCGTCGCCGCGGTCGCGCCGCGCGAGTTCCTGGGCACCACGCGCGAGGTCACCGACGAGTTCTGGATCGACGCGGCGTTCGCGCCGCTGCTCTTGCCGCGCGTGGACGTGCTGCACGCGCGCGGCGACCGGCGCTTCCACCTGGTCGGGCGGCTGCGCGACGGCGCGACCGCGGACGCGGTGCAGGCGCGCCTGGCGGGCGTCGCGGCGCGGCTCGCTGCGGCGGAGCCGGACGCCTGGCGCGACTCGACCGGGCGCGCACGACGCGTGTCGGTGCAGCGCGAGCAGGACGCGCGCCTCGCCGGCATCACGCGGGGCGACCTCCTGCTGCTCGTCGGCGGCGTCGTCGCGCTGGGGCTCGGGCTGCTCGCGGTGGCCAGCACCAACCTCGCCGGGCTGCAGCTCGCGCGCACGGCCGCGCGCCGGCGCGAGATCGCCACGCGGCTCGCGCTCGGCGCCGGACGCGCGCGGCTCGTGCGCCAGCTGCTCGCGGAGAGCGCGCTGGTCGCGCTGCCGGGCGCGCTGCTCGGTGTCCTGCTGTCGATGGCCGTGTCGGCGGCGGCGATGCACTACCGCCCGTCGGGGCTCCCCAACGCCGACCTCTCGCCCGACGCACGCACGCTGCTCTTCGTCGCCAGCGGGCTGCTGCTCGTGCTGCTGCTGTTCGGGCTCCTCCCGGCCGCGCAGGGCGTGCGCGGCGACCTGGTGGCGGACCTGAAGGGGAGCGGACACACCGCGGCGGGCGGCCCGCGCGGCGCGGGGCGCATCGGCGGCGTGCGCGGCGCGCTGATCGTCGCGCAGGTCGCGCTCTCGGTCGCGTTCACCGCGGTGTCGGGGCTGGTCGCGTTCGCGCTCGCGCGCCGCGCGCAGGAGAGCCGCGTCGACGGCGACCGCGTGCTGGTCGCGCCGCTCGCGCTGCTGCCCGCGGCGGGCGACTCGGTGCGCGCGGCGGCGCTGGTGCGCGAGCTCGTCGACGTCGTCGAGCGCACGCCCGGCGTGGAAGCCGCGAGCGTCGCGCGCTACGTGCCGATCCCCGGCGAGCGGCTGACCGTGATGGCCGCGCCGGGCGACGGCGCGGGCCGAACGACGCCGCGCGAGATCGATGCGAACCTCGTCCGGCCGCGCTACTTCGGCGTCACGGGGCTGCCGCTGCTGCGCGGGCGCGACTTCGACGAGCGCGACCTGCGGGGCGGCGCGCGCGTCGCGGTCGTCAGCGGGGCCATGGCGGCGCGGCTCTGGCCCGGCGTGGATCCGATGGGCCGGCAGCTGCGCGTGAACGAGGAGGCGGCGCCGTACGAGATCGTCGGCGTGGTGGGCGAGCTGCGCGCCGCGCCGGGCGGCGGTCCCACGGCGGCGCCGGGCGGGCTGCTCTACCTGCCGCTCCGCCCCGAGGGCGAGGACCGCCTGGTGCTGCACGTGCGCGCGGTCGGCGCGACGGCGCTCGCGCCATGGCTCGCGCCGCGCATCGCGCGCGCGCTGCGGCCGTACGGCGCGCGCGTGGTCGCGCCCGACGTGCTCCCGATCGACCGCTACATGGAGCGCGCGGTGATGCCCGCGCGGATGATGGCACGCGTGTCCGCCCTGCTCGCCGCGCTGCAGCTCGTGCTCGCGGTGGCCGGGCTCTCGGGGCTCGTCGCGTACGTCACCGCGCTCCGCCAGCGTGAGATCGGCATCCGCGCCGCGCTCGGCGCCCAGCGCGGCCGGATCCTCGCGCTCGTGCTGGGGCTCGCGCTGAAGCTGACGGCGATCGGCGGCGCGATCGGCATCGTGCTCAGCCTCGCGTTCGGACGCGTCGTCGCGGCGATGCTGCCGGTGAGCTCCATGGTCGAGCTGCGCGCGCTCGGCGTCGCGGTGCTCGGGTTCGGGATCGTCGCGGGCGTGGCGATGCTGATCCCCGCGCGCCGCGCGACGGCCGTACCGCCCGCCGCGGCGCTGCGCGTCGAGTAG
- a CDS encoding DUF1259 domain-containing protein: protein MPHATATLPRVALAALLLAAAPARAEAQIDWKAVDAAMGRTGAEQPGNVRRYGMPRADLRVTAQGVAIKPALALGSWLAMTPHGDGVMAMGDMVLKESEVAPVMSALQAGGVEQTAVHHHLLHETPRVVYMHVHAMGDPVRIAQTVRAALARTGTPVAAAPVVPPTAGAFGIDTAAVARTLGRAGRVNGGVYQVSVPRAETIRDAGMEIPASMGLATAINFQPTGGGKAAITGDFVMIASEVNPVIRALRAHGIEVTSLHNHLLADEPRLFFMHFWANDDATRLARGLRAALDATNSRPVDR, encoded by the coding sequence ATGCCGCACGCCACTGCCACGCTCCCCCGGGTCGCGCTCGCGGCCCTCCTGCTCGCCGCGGCGCCCGCACGCGCAGAGGCGCAGATCGACTGGAAGGCCGTCGACGCGGCGATGGGCCGCACGGGCGCCGAGCAGCCCGGCAACGTGCGGCGCTACGGCATGCCGCGCGCGGACCTGCGCGTGACCGCCCAGGGCGTCGCCATCAAGCCGGCTCTCGCGCTCGGCTCCTGGCTCGCGATGACGCCGCACGGCGACGGCGTGATGGCGATGGGAGACATGGTCCTGAAGGAGAGCGAGGTCGCGCCGGTCATGAGCGCGCTGCAGGCGGGCGGCGTGGAGCAGACGGCCGTGCACCACCACCTGCTGCACGAGACGCCGCGCGTCGTCTACATGCACGTGCACGCGATGGGCGACCCGGTGAGGATCGCGCAGACGGTGCGCGCCGCGCTCGCACGTACCGGTACGCCCGTCGCCGCCGCGCCGGTCGTTCCACCCACCGCCGGCGCGTTCGGCATCGACACCGCGGCGGTCGCGCGCACGCTCGGCCGCGCGGGCCGAGTGAACGGCGGCGTCTACCAGGTGAGCGTGCCGCGCGCCGAGACCATCCGCGACGCCGGCATGGAGATCCCGGCGTCGATGGGGCTCGCGACCGCGATCAACTTCCAGCCCACGGGCGGCGGGAAGGCTGCGATCACCGGCGACTTCGTGATGATCGCCAGCGAGGTGAACCCGGTCATCCGCGCGCTGCGCGCGCACGGGATCGAGGTGACGAGCCTGCACAACCACCTGCTCGCCGACGAGCCGCGGCTGTTCTTCATGCACTTCTGGGCGAACGACGACGCGACGAGGCTCGCGCGCGGGCTGCGCGCGGCGCTCGACGCGACGAACTCGCGGCCGGTGGATCGATAG
- a CDS encoding ornithine cyclodeaminase family protein, which yields MGDTRLLTRRDVTRLLSATDCVAAVERAFRLHAEGRSIAPGVLGTHVAGGGFHVKTAGLRGAHSVFVAKVNANFPENPARRGLPTIQGVIALFDAESGRLLALLDSMEITSLRTAAATAVAARHLAREDAGVATICGCGEQGRAHLRALAAVRTLRTVLAFDADAARAARFADEMTRETGIAVAAVDDLAAATRRSDVVVTCTPARRWILGRGDVRPGAFVAAVGADNPEKQELEPALLAASTVVVDVLEQCATIGDLHHALDAGVMTRAQVHAELADVVSGAKAARRAEDEVIVFDSTGTALEDVAVAWLAYERAVADGVGMAIGLGSA from the coding sequence ATGGGAGACACGCGGCTGCTCACCCGGCGCGACGTCACGCGCCTGCTCTCGGCGACCGACTGCGTCGCGGCGGTCGAGCGCGCCTTCCGGCTGCACGCGGAGGGCCGGTCGATCGCGCCCGGCGTGCTCGGGACGCACGTCGCGGGCGGGGGCTTCCACGTGAAGACCGCCGGCCTGCGTGGCGCGCACAGCGTCTTCGTCGCCAAGGTCAACGCCAACTTCCCCGAGAATCCCGCGCGCCGCGGCCTGCCGACGATCCAGGGCGTGATCGCGCTGTTCGACGCCGAGTCGGGGCGGCTGCTCGCGCTCCTGGACTCGATGGAGATCACGAGCCTGCGCACCGCGGCCGCGACCGCCGTCGCCGCGCGCCACCTCGCGCGCGAGGACGCGGGCGTGGCGACGATCTGCGGCTGCGGCGAGCAGGGACGGGCGCACCTGCGCGCGCTGGCGGCCGTCCGCACGCTGCGGACGGTGCTCGCCTTCGACGCCGACGCGGCGCGGGCGGCGCGGTTCGCGGACGAGATGACGCGCGAGACGGGGATCGCCGTCGCCGCGGTCGACGACCTCGCGGCGGCGACGCGGCGCAGCGACGTCGTGGTCACGTGCACGCCGGCGCGGCGGTGGATCCTCGGGCGCGGCGACGTGCGGCCCGGCGCGTTCGTGGCTGCCGTCGGCGCGGACAACCCGGAGAAGCAGGAGCTCGAGCCCGCGCTGCTGGCCGCGAGCACGGTCGTCGTGGACGTGCTGGAGCAGTGCGCGACCATCGGCGACCTGCATCACGCGCTGGACGCGGGCGTCATGACGCGCGCGCAGGTGCACGCGGAGCTGGCGGACGTCGTCTCGGGCGCGAAGGCCGCACGTCGCGCGGAGGACGAGGTCATCGTCTTCGACAGCACGGGCACCGCGCTGGAGGACGTCGCGGTGGCGTGGCTCGCGTACGAGCGCGCGGTCGCCGACGGCGTCGGCATGGCGATCGGCCTGGGCAGCGCGTAG